A single genomic interval of Lentimicrobium saccharophilum harbors:
- the aspS gene encoding aspartate--tRNA ligase, translating to MLRTHNCGELNLNHTGNTVTLSGWVQRSRDLGGMTFIDLRDRYGITQLVFNMDSNASLCESARKLGREFVISVTGTVAERSNKNLKIPTGEIEIIVDQFEVLNSSKIPPFTIEDNTDGGDELRMKYRYLDLRRNPVRDNLMLRHRMAIETRNYMNNIGFIEVETPVLIKSTPEGARDFVVPSRMNEGQFYALPQSPQTFKQLLMVAGFDRYFQIVKCFRDEDLRADRQPEFTQIDCEMSFVTQDDILSTFEGLTKYLFRTVKGVEIEALPRMTFADAMKNYGNDKPDIRFGMTFVEITDLVKGKDFKVFDDAALVAGINVTGCAGYTRKQLDTLTDFVKRPQIGAGGLIYVRYNEDGTLKSSVDKFYSEDELKKWAAAFEARPGDLMLILAGDAAKTRKALSELRLEMGNQLGLRNPEVFAPLWVVDFPLLEWDEETQRYYAMHHPFTSPKPEDIPLLDSDPGRVRANAYDLVINGVEIGGGSIRIHNKELQKKMFTILGFTDEDAQAQFGFLMNAFEYGAPPHGGIAFGFDRMCSLFGGSESIRDYIAFPKNNAGRDVMIDSPAPIKQEQLDELKLKINL from the coding sequence ATGCTTCGGACACATAACTGCGGAGAATTAAACCTCAATCATACCGGAAATACCGTTACCCTTTCAGGATGGGTTCAGCGTTCGCGCGACCTTGGCGGGATGACATTCATCGATCTGCGCGACCGATACGGAATCACGCAGCTGGTTTTCAATATGGATAGCAATGCTTCGCTTTGTGAGTCGGCCCGTAAGCTCGGGCGGGAATTTGTGATTTCCGTCACGGGAACTGTTGCCGAACGAAGCAACAAAAACCTGAAAATACCTACCGGTGAAATTGAAATCATCGTTGATCAGTTTGAGGTGCTGAATTCTTCAAAAATTCCGCCCTTCACCATCGAGGACAATACCGACGGCGGAGATGAGCTCCGTATGAAATACCGCTACCTGGACCTCCGGCGGAATCCTGTGCGCGACAACCTTATGCTCAGGCACCGTATGGCCATAGAAACCCGTAACTACATGAACAACATCGGGTTTATCGAAGTGGAGACGCCGGTGCTTATCAAATCGACACCCGAAGGGGCCCGTGATTTCGTGGTGCCGTCGCGGATGAACGAAGGTCAGTTTTATGCCCTTCCCCAGTCACCGCAAACCTTCAAGCAACTGCTGATGGTCGCCGGCTTCGACAGGTATTTTCAGATCGTGAAATGCTTCCGCGATGAGGACCTGAGGGCCGACCGACAGCCTGAGTTCACACAGATCGACTGTGAGATGTCGTTTGTAACCCAGGATGATATCCTATCCACCTTCGAGGGTCTTACCAAATATCTGTTCCGCACGGTGAAAGGCGTTGAGATAGAAGCCCTGCCCCGTATGACGTTTGCCGATGCCATGAAAAATTACGGCAACGACAAACCGGATATCCGTTTCGGGATGACCTTTGTGGAAATCACGGATCTGGTAAAGGGAAAAGATTTTAAAGTATTTGATGATGCCGCGCTGGTGGCAGGAATCAATGTCACAGGATGCGCCGGTTATACCCGCAAGCAGCTTGACACCCTCACCGATTTTGTGAAACGTCCGCAAATCGGCGCCGGAGGGTTGATTTACGTGAGGTACAATGAAGACGGCACGCTTAAGTCATCGGTAGATAAATTCTACAGTGAAGATGAGCTGAAAAAATGGGCGGCCGCCTTTGAAGCCAGGCCCGGGGACCTGATGCTGATCCTGGCCGGTGATGCCGCCAAAACCCGTAAGGCTTTATCAGAGTTGCGCCTGGAAATGGGTAATCAGCTTGGGCTGCGCAATCCGGAAGTATTTGCCCCTCTTTGGGTGGTTGATTTCCCCCTGCTGGAATGGGATGAAGAAACACAGCGTTACTATGCAATGCACCATCCGTTTACCTCTCCGAAGCCGGAAGATATTCCCCTGCTCGACAGCGATCCGGGGAGGGTGCGCGCCAACGCCTATGACCTGGTAATCAACGGAGTGGAAATAGGCGGAGGCTCTATCCGTATCCACAACAAAGAGTTGCAGAAGAAAATGTTCACCATCCTGGGATTTACCGATGAGGACGCCCAGGCGCAGTTTGGCTTCCTGATGAACGCCTTTGAATACGGTGCGCCTCCTCATGGCGGCATCGCATTCGGCTTCGACCGCATGTGCTCACTTTTCGGTGGTTCCGAAAGCATCCGTGATTATATCGCATTTCCGAAGAACAACGCCGGCCGCGATGTAATGATCGACTCACCGGCCCCGATCAAACAGGAACAACTGGATGAATTAAAACTTAAAATCAATTTATAA
- the def gene encoding peptide deformylase encodes MRCLYSLVLWLALFPGIVLSQDFTPSEQALIMTGDTAGMMRVLLSTSADDLKVLTAESTDISPDDPLLPLLAQRMLLTMRDTANPGVGIAAPQVGINRNVFWLQRFDKPGFPFEFLINPRILSYSSLQRRGGEGCLSIPDTRGEVLRSYAIMVEYQDYTGGWHTEMLEDFTAVIFQHEYDHLGGMLFTDRISDQKNTPALPLPEGLELLMMPAGR; translated from the coding sequence ATGCGCTGTTTGTATTCATTGGTTTTATGGCTTGCACTTTTTCCCGGCATTGTCTTGAGTCAGGATTTTACCCCATCAGAGCAGGCATTGATTATGACGGGGGATACGGCCGGGATGATGCGGGTGTTGCTTAGTACCTCTGCGGATGATCTTAAAGTACTCACAGCTGAAAGCACCGATATCAGCCCTGATGACCCCCTGCTTCCCCTGCTGGCGCAGCGTATGCTGCTTACCATGCGCGACACGGCCAACCCCGGCGTGGGCATTGCCGCCCCGCAGGTCGGGATAAACCGGAATGTTTTCTGGCTGCAGCGTTTTGATAAACCGGGATTTCCCTTTGAATTCCTGATTAATCCACGCATCCTGAGCTATTCCTCCCTGCAACGCAGGGGAGGGGAAGGTTGCCTTTCAATTCCGGATACCAGGGGTGAAGTGCTGAGGAGTTATGCCATTATGGTTGAATACCAGGATTATACAGGCGGATGGCATACCGAAATGCTGGAAGATTTTACAGCCGTCATCTTTCAGCATGAATATGACCACCTGGGGGGTATGCTTTTTACCGACAGAATCAGCGATCAGAAGAATACACCCGCCCTTCCGCTTCCTGAAGGTCTGGAACTGTTGATGATGCCTGCCGGCCGGTAA